A genomic window from Quercus lobata isolate SW786 chromosome 10, ValleyOak3.0 Primary Assembly, whole genome shotgun sequence includes:
- the LOC115965909 gene encoding endochitinase EP3-like, with protein sequence MVALSVKKNLLILVLVGILAGFVPGYVKGQSVADIVTQDFFNGIINQADASCAGKNFYTRAGFLNALNSYNQFGNLGSADDSKREIAAFFAHVTHETGHFCYIEEINGASQDYCDETNTQYPCNPNKKYFGRGPLQLTWNYNYGAAGTSIGIDLLNSPETVATDVTVSFKTALWFWMTNVRPVVSQGFGATIRAINGGNSGAVQARVQYYTQYCNQLGVAPGDNLTC encoded by the exons ATGGTTGCACTTAGTGTGAAAAAGAATCTACTAATCCTTGTTCTAGTCGGAATCCTAGCCGGATTTGTGCCTGGATATGTGAAGGGTCAATCTGTAGCTGATATTGTGACCCAAGATTTCTTTAATGGGATAATTAATCAGGCTGATGCAAGCTGTGCAGGAAAGAACTTCTACACAAGAGCAGGTTTTCTTAATGCTCTCAATTCGTATAATCAATTTGGAAATCTCGGTTCTGCAGATGATTCCAAGCGTGAAATTGCAGCTTTCTTTGCTCATGTCACTCATGAGACTGGAC ATTTTTGCTACATAGAGGAGATCAATGGTGCCTCACAAGACTACTGTGACGAGACCAACACACAGTATCCATGCAACCCTAACAAAAAATACTTTGGCCGTGGACCACTTCAGCTAACATGGAATTACAATTACGGGGCAGCTGGAACTAGCATTGGAATCGACTTATTAAACTCTCCTGAAACTGTTGCTACAGACGTGACTGTTTCTTTTAAGACCGCCTTGTGGTTTTGGATGACCAATGTTCGTCCAGTTGTAAGCCAAGGTTTTGGTGCAACCATTCGAGCCATCAATGGTGGAAACTCCGGTGCTGTCCAAGCCCGTGTCCAGTACTACACTCAATATTGTAACCAACTTGGTGTTGCTCCAGGCGATAATCTCACTTGCTAG